One segment of Massilia sp. Se16.2.3 DNA contains the following:
- a CDS encoding phospholipase A, with the protein MPPSHRLLPLAFFVFAASGASAQEAPKLLSDCANIGDNTARLACFDRLAATPAPRTEAAVVVNPADGKVEAVPVVTAQPSAESSARFSQLDHWELDDPYRRGVFKFRPHHASYLIANRSYRPNDAPYRPYRDLTNDTALSKSELAFQLSFKMKMVEQAFGKPVDLWFGYTQNSFWQAANSAASSPFRETNYQPEIIAVAPLAVELGGMQLRHVGLGLVHQSNGQSGTLSRSWNRVYAQLGVERDGFSATARVWKRLSESDDDNPDMVDYMGRGDLALAYRREGHIYSSTLRYNFATNRGAIQAGWAFPLAGNLKGYAQGFAGYGQSLIDYNYFQRSIGLGVLGLF; encoded by the coding sequence ATGCCGCCTTCCCATCGCCTGCTCCCCCTCGCTTTCTTCGTTTTCGCGGCCAGCGGCGCTTCTGCCCAGGAAGCGCCCAAGCTGCTATCCGATTGCGCCAACATCGGCGACAACACGGCGCGCCTGGCCTGCTTCGACCGGCTCGCCGCCACCCCGGCGCCGCGCACCGAAGCGGCCGTCGTCGTCAACCCGGCCGACGGCAAGGTCGAGGCCGTTCCTGTAGTGACGGCCCAGCCCTCGGCCGAGAGCAGCGCCAGGTTCAGCCAGCTCGACCATTGGGAGCTGGACGACCCTTACCGCCGCGGCGTTTTCAAGTTCCGCCCGCACCACGCCAGCTACCTGATCGCCAACCGCAGCTATCGTCCGAACGACGCGCCCTATCGCCCCTATCGCGACCTGACCAACGACACCGCGCTGTCGAAAAGCGAACTGGCTTTCCAGCTGAGCTTCAAGATGAAGATGGTCGAGCAGGCCTTCGGCAAGCCCGTCGACCTGTGGTTCGGCTATACCCAGAATTCCTTTTGGCAGGCGGCCAATAGCGCGGCCTCCAGCCCGTTCCGCGAAACGAACTACCAGCCGGAAATCATCGCCGTGGCGCCGCTTGCCGTCGAGCTCGGCGGAATGCAGCTGCGCCACGTCGGCCTGGGCCTGGTGCACCAGTCGAATGGCCAGTCCGGCACGCTCTCGCGCAGCTGGAACCGGGTGTATGCCCAGCTCGGCGTCGAGCGCGATGGTTTCTCGGCCACGGCGCGCGTCTGGAAGCGCCTGAGCGAGAGCGACGACGACAATCCGGACATGGTCGACTACATGGGCCGTGGCGACCTGGCGCTGGCCTACCGGCGCGAAGGCCATATCTATTCGTCGACGCTGCGCTACAACTTCGCGACCAACCGCGGTGCCATCCAGGCGGGCTGGGCATTTCCGCTGGCGGGGAACCTGAAGGGGTATGCACAGGGGTTTGCGGGGTATGGGCAGAGTCTGATCGACTATAACTATTTCCAGCGGTCGATCGGACTGGGCGTGCTGGGTTTGTTCTAA
- a CDS encoding HAD-IIIA family hydrolase yields MPRKLFDLIVFDWDGTLMDSTAAIVRCIQAAARDVGLPVPSDEAASHVIGLALPEAMQAAIPDMAPALYPRLVERYRYHFLTKDHDLVLFKGVREMLSELSQQGYFLAVATGKSRVGLNRALNATGLLSTFDATRCADETFSKPHPAMLQELTRELGQDMRRTAMIGDTTHDLMMANNAGATGIAVEYGAHPVDQLQACRPMYSARTAVELHAWLAEYA; encoded by the coding sequence ATGCCAAGAAAGCTATTTGATCTGATCGTTTTCGACTGGGACGGCACGCTGATGGACAGCACGGCCGCCATCGTGCGCTGCATCCAGGCCGCCGCGCGCGATGTCGGCCTGCCGGTGCCAAGCGACGAGGCGGCGTCGCACGTCATCGGCCTGGCCCTGCCCGAAGCGATGCAGGCGGCAATTCCCGACATGGCGCCGGCGCTGTACCCGCGCCTGGTCGAACGCTATCGTTACCATTTCCTGACGAAAGACCACGATCTGGTCCTGTTCAAGGGGGTACGCGAAATGTTGAGCGAACTTTCGCAACAGGGCTATTTCCTGGCGGTCGCCACCGGCAAGAGCCGCGTCGGCCTGAACCGGGCGCTGAACGCGACCGGCCTGCTGTCGACTTTCGACGCCACCCGCTGCGCCGACGAGACCTTTTCCAAGCCGCACCCGGCAATGCTGCAGGAACTGACGCGCGAACTGGGCCAGGACATGCGGCGCACCGCCATGATCGGCGACACCACCCACGATCTCATGATGGCGAACAATGCCGGCGCCACCGGTATCGCCGTCGAGTATGGCGCCCATCCGGTCGACCAGTTGCAGGCTTGCCGGCCGATGTACTCGGCCCGGACCGCGGTCGAGCTGCACGCCTGGCTGGCCGAGTACGCGTAG
- a CDS encoding pseudouridine synthase: MSKLSLDRILQSQGFGTRKYCRALIEDGDVAVNGTIVDTYKGSVDTEGLVLTVFDEEWVYREHVYIALYKPANFECSRKPSHHPGVLTLLPEQFGWRDVQPVGRLDHDTTGLLLMSDDGPFIHAQSSPKRHVPKVYQATTADPVTPKLVEQLLAGVQLHDEPAPLRAVSCVQRGEHLLEIVLEQGKYHQVKRMLAAAGNHCSALHRSAIGALQLSSLGLKEGEWCFLEPEQLALLVPG; the protein is encoded by the coding sequence ATGAGTAAATTATCCCTGGACCGCATCCTGCAATCGCAAGGCTTCGGCACCCGCAAGTACTGCCGTGCCCTGATCGAGGACGGCGACGTCGCCGTCAATGGCACCATTGTCGACACCTATAAAGGCAGCGTCGACACCGAGGGCCTGGTACTCACCGTATTCGATGAAGAATGGGTGTATCGCGAGCACGTCTATATAGCACTGTACAAGCCGGCGAACTTCGAGTGTTCGCGCAAGCCCAGTCACCACCCGGGCGTGCTCACACTGCTGCCCGAGCAGTTCGGCTGGCGCGACGTCCAGCCGGTCGGTCGCCTCGACCACGACACCACGGGCCTGCTGCTGATGTCGGACGACGGCCCCTTCATCCACGCCCAGTCCTCGCCCAAGCGCCACGTGCCCAAGGTCTACCAGGCCACCACCGCCGATCCGGTGACCCCAAAGCTGGTCGAACAATTGCTGGCGGGTGTGCAATTGCACGACGAGCCGGCGCCGCTGCGCGCGGTGTCCTGCGTCCAGCGCGGCGAGCACCTGCTCGAGATCGTGCTGGAGCAGGGCAAGTACCACCAGGTCAAGCGCATGCTGGCCGCGGCCGGCAACCATTGCAGCGCGCTGCACCGCTCGGCGATCGGCGCGCTTCAGCTTTCGTCGCTCGGCCTCAAGGAAGGCGAGTGGTGTTTCCTCGAGCCCGAACAGCTCGCGCTGCTGGTGCCGGGCTGA
- a CDS encoding Rieske 2Fe-2S domain-containing protein, giving the protein MAGVYICASEALVDGGLGVRFPVSLFGEAATGFVVRFGGKAYAYLNRCAHVPMELDWEQGRFFESSGELLMCATHGAVYRPETGVCTGGPCRGGKLRPIAVHEADGKVYWEPDERVGLPLA; this is encoded by the coding sequence ATGGCCGGCGTTTACATATGCGCGTCCGAAGCACTGGTCGACGGCGGCCTGGGTGTGCGCTTTCCGGTGAGCCTGTTCGGCGAAGCGGCGACCGGCTTCGTGGTGCGTTTCGGCGGCAAGGCCTATGCCTACCTGAACCGCTGCGCCCACGTGCCGATGGAACTCGACTGGGAGCAGGGGCGCTTTTTCGAATCGAGCGGCGAATTGCTGATGTGCGCGACCCATGGCGCCGTCTACCGCCCGGAAACCGGTGTCTGCACGGGCGGTCCGTGTCGCGGCGGCAAGCTGCGCCCGATTGCCGTGCACGAGGCCGACGGCAAGGTGTACTGGGAGCCCGACGAACGGGTTGGCTTGCCGCTTGCCTGA
- a CDS encoding S49 family peptidase gives MSDHLHNDGDSRFVANPTAGNWERETLEKLVFATIKERRAARRWSIFFRLAFLTALVVGLWMYFDLSFGGDDENLGRHTALIEINGEIEAEGSGAADNVIPSLNKAFADAGSAAVVLRIDSPGGSPVQAGIIVDEIRRLRRGYPDKPLYVVVDEICASGGYYIAAAADKIYVNKASIVGSVGVLMDSFGFTGTMEKLGVERRLLTAGANKGFLDPFSPQSEKHRAHAQEMLNEIHQQFISVVRAGRGTRLKETPETFSGLYWTGAKAVDMGLADGFGTVDTVARDIVKAEDIVDYTAHEGLPERVLKKFGASVGAGAMKAMSRTTLPKLN, from the coding sequence ATGAGCGATCATCTTCACAACGACGGCGACAGCCGGTTTGTCGCCAATCCGACGGCCGGCAACTGGGAGCGCGAGACGCTCGAAAAGCTCGTCTTCGCCACCATCAAGGAGCGTCGGGCCGCGCGGCGCTGGAGCATCTTCTTCCGGCTGGCCTTCCTCACCGCCCTGGTGGTCGGCCTGTGGATGTATTTCGACCTGAGCTTCGGCGGCGACGACGAAAACCTGGGCCGCCACACGGCGCTCATCGAAATCAACGGCGAAATCGAAGCCGAGGGCAGCGGGGCGGCCGACAACGTCATCCCCTCGCTGAACAAGGCCTTCGCCGATGCCGGCTCGGCCGCGGTGGTGCTGCGCATCGACAGTCCCGGCGGCAGCCCGGTGCAGGCCGGCATCATCGTCGACGAGATCCGGCGCCTGCGCCGCGGCTATCCGGATAAACCGCTGTATGTCGTGGTCGACGAGATCTGCGCCTCGGGCGGCTATTACATTGCCGCCGCGGCCGACAAGATCTATGTGAACAAGGCCAGCATCGTCGGCTCGGTCGGGGTGCTGATGGACAGCTTCGGCTTTACCGGCACCATGGAAAAGCTGGGCGTCGAGCGCCGCCTGCTCACGGCCGGCGCCAACAAGGGCTTTCTCGACCCCTTCAGCCCGCAGTCGGAAAAACACCGCGCCCACGCCCAGGAAATGCTCAACGAGATTCACCAGCAATTCATCTCGGTAGTGCGGGCAGGGCGCGGCACGCGCCTGAAAGAAACGCCGGAAACCTTCTCCGGCCTGTACTGGACCGGCGCCAAGGCCGTGGACATGGGCCTGGCCGATGGCTTCGGCACGGTCGACACGGTCGCGCGCGACATCGTCAAGGCCGAGGACATCGTCGACTACACGGCGCACGAGGGCTTGCCGGAGCGGGTGCTGAAGAAATTCGGCGCCTCGGTGGGCGCCGGTGCCATGAAGGCGATGTCGCGCACGACGCTGCCGAAGCTCAATTGA
- a CDS encoding RluA family pseudouridine synthase: MKMQNDVVPPSSAALAAQFVTITEEEAGQRIDNYLLRVCKGVPKSHIYRILRSGEVRVNKGRIDQLYRLEAGDLVRIPPIRIAEKTHTAPVPGAEFAIVHEDSHLLVIDKPAGVAVHGGSGVSYGVIEQLRASRPDAKFLELVHRLDRETSGLLLLAKKRSALTNLHEQMRDGHTDKRYLTAVAGNWVNKRQHVKLPLHKYTTPDGERRVVVQAGGMESHTVFSLLRKWEDFALLEAELKTGRTHQIRVHLSSSGFPILGDEKYGDFALNKQLQKATDKRGALRRMFLHAHKITFTHPDTGKPMTLQAPLPAECDRFLLSLGQALN; the protein is encoded by the coding sequence ATGAAGATGCAAAACGATGTTGTTCCCCCTTCATCAGCGGCGTTGGCAGCACAGTTCGTTACGATCACCGAGGAAGAAGCCGGCCAGCGCATCGACAATTACCTGCTGCGGGTGTGTAAAGGCGTTCCGAAAAGCCACATTTACCGGATCCTGCGATCCGGCGAAGTCCGGGTCAACAAGGGCCGGATCGACCAGCTGTACCGCCTGGAAGCAGGCGACCTGGTGCGTATTCCACCGATCCGCATCGCCGAAAAAACGCATACGGCGCCGGTACCGGGCGCGGAATTTGCCATCGTCCACGAAGACAGTCACCTGCTCGTCATCGACAAGCCGGCCGGCGTGGCCGTGCATGGCGGCTCGGGCGTGTCGTATGGCGTGATCGAACAATTGCGGGCATCGCGCCCGGATGCGAAGTTTCTGGAACTGGTGCACCGGCTCGACCGCGAGACCTCGGGCTTGCTGCTGCTGGCGAAGAAGCGCTCGGCGCTGACCAACCTGCACGAACAAATGCGCGACGGCCATACCGACAAGCGCTACCTGACCGCAGTGGCCGGCAACTGGGTCAACAAGCGCCAGCACGTGAAACTGCCGCTGCATAAATACACGACGCCGGACGGCGAGCGCCGGGTGGTCGTGCAGGCCGGCGGCATGGAATCGCATACGGTCTTCAGCCTGCTGCGCAAGTGGGAGGATTTCGCCCTGCTGGAAGCCGAACTGAAGACGGGGCGTACCCACCAGATCCGCGTTCATCTGTCATCGTCGGGCTTTCCCATTCTGGGCGACGAGAAATACGGCGATTTCGCCCTCAACAAGCAGCTGCAGAAGGCGACCGACAAGCGCGGAGCCCTGCGCCGCATGTTCCTGCACGCCCATAAAATCACGTTCACGCACCCCGATACCGGCAAGCCAATGACGCTGCAGGCACCCTTGCCTGCAGAGTGCGACCGTTTCTTGTTAAGCTTGGGGCAGGCGCTCAACTGA